The following are encoded in a window of Osmia bicornis bicornis chromosome 15, iOsmBic2.1, whole genome shotgun sequence genomic DNA:
- the LOC114875673 gene encoding RNA-binding protein Pasilla isoform X4, translating into MSVISLPLKPIVVVRTFIRSSGPCVVRLPSPAFNDTCHRSGLSSLCQSTSLSFSLTLFVSLGVPDRKDKMAADSGMETCPSPEIADSRKRPLDCDAENGATKRSHYGSGGDGTYHLKVLVPGVAAGAIIGKGGDTIAQLQKDTGAKVKISKSHDFYPGTTERVCLITGSIEAIMAVMDFIMDKIREKPDLTLKTTVDSESGKTTAERDKQVKILVPNSTAGMIIGKAGNYIKQIKEESGSYVQISQKAKDVSLQERCITVIGEKENNRNALMMILAKVADDPQSGICPNVSYADVSGPVANYNPTGSPYAQAPTSTPTYTSTAGINTVSLLNGAGLSLNLNLGAAITAGTAPVTTQLLEHIKLNLRTAGFSEPAASEILSAIATLAKYNLLGMGIGMPSSMSYLGNPMDSTTTANGSNNNGGVFGPIGTVPALGSTSPTPRNTLDRYEAFDPFRQNNTAASAIHLNNNSFGLGTNQLSLRL; encoded by the exons ATGTCCGTCATCTCCCTTCCGCTTAAACCTATCGTGGTCGTGCGTACGTTCATTCGTTCGTCCGGTCCGTGTGTGGTGCGTCTCCCTTCGCCTGCTTTCAACGACACTTGCCACCGGTCGGGACTATCGTCTCTGTGTCAAAGTACATCTCTGTCtttctctctcactctcttCGTTTCTCTTGGCGTGCCCGACCGAAAAGACAAGATGGCTGCCGACTCAGGAATGGAGACGTGTCCCTCCCCGGAGATTGCAGACTCCAGGAAGCGGCCGCTCGATTGTGACGCGGAAAATGGCGCGACGAAGAGGTCTCATTACGGATCAG GAGGAGATGGAACATATCACCTCAAAGTATTGGTCCCTGGTGTGGCTGCAGGAGCTATTATCGGAAAAGGTGGAGACACGATTGCTCAATTGCAAAAAGATACCGGAGCTAAGGTTAAAATATCTAAATCACACGATTTCTATCCAG GAACGACAGAAAGAGTGTGCCTAATAACTGGTAGTATAGAAGCTATAATGGCAGTTATGGATTTTATTATGGATAAAATACGTGAGAAACCAGATCTCACGTTAAAGACAACTGTTGACTCTGAATCAGGAAAGACCACGGCAGAGAGGGACAAACAG GTAAAAATTTTGGTACCTAATAGCACTGCAGGGATGATAATAGGTAAAGCTGGAAACtatattaaacaaattaaagaagaatCTGGCTCGTATGTTCAAATAAGTCAAAAGGCAAAAGATGTGTCTTTACAAGAACGATGTATAACGGTAATCGGGGAGAAAGAGAACAATCGAAATGCGTTAATGATGATATTAGCTAAAGTGGCGGACGATCCACAAAGTGGTATATGCCCCAATGTTAGTTATGCAGATGTAAGTGGTCCTGTAGCTAATTACAATCCCACAGGCAGCCCTTACGCTCAAGCGCCTACAAGTACACCGACGTATACTTCTACAGCTGGCATTAATACAG TGAGTCTTTTGAACGGTGCTGGTCTTAGTTTGAACTTGAACTTAGGAGCTGCAATAACAGCTGGTACCGCACCAGTGACGACGCAGTTGTTGGAACACATAAAGTTAAATCTACGAACAGCAGGTTTCTCGGAACCTGCTGCTAGCGAAATTTTATCAGCGATTGCTACTCTCGCTAAGTATAATCTCCTTGGAATGGGGATTGGAATGCCATCGAGTATGAGTTACCTTGGAAATCCTATGGATAGTACCACAACGGCAAATGGTTCGAACAATAATGGCGGCGTATTTGGGCCAATCGGAACGGTACCTGCCCTTGGATCTACATCACCTACACCACGTAATACACTTGATAGATACGAGGCCTTTGATCCGTTCAGACAAAACAACACCGCTGCCAGTGCTATTCATCTGAACAACAATTCGTTTGGCCTGGGTACTAACCAGTTATCACTT AGGTT
- the LOC114875673 gene encoding RNA-binding protein Pasilla isoform X3, with protein sequence MSVISLPLKPIVVVRTFIRSSGPCVVRLPSPAFNDTCHRSGLSSLCQSTSLSFSLTLFVSLGVPDRKDKMAADSGMETCPSPEIADSRKRPLDCDAENGATKRSHYGSGGDGTYHLKVLVPGVAAGAIIGKGGDTIAQLQKDTGAKVKISKSHDFYPGTTERVCLITGSIEAIMAVMDFIMDKIREKPDLTLKTTVDSESGKTTAERDKQVKILVPNSTAGMIIGKAGNYIKQIKEESGSYVQISQKAKDVSLQERCITVIGEKENNRNALMMILAKVADDPQSGICPNVSYADVSGPVANYNPTGSPYAQAPTSTPTYTSTAGINTVSLLNGAGLSLNLNLGAAITAGTAPVTTQLLEHIKLNLRTAGFSEPAASEILSAIATLAKYNLLGMGIGMPSSMSYLGNPMDSTTTANGSNNNGGVFGPIGTVPALGSTSPTPRNTLDRYEAFDPFRQNNTAASAIHLNNNSFGLGTNQLSLEKG encoded by the exons ATGTCCGTCATCTCCCTTCCGCTTAAACCTATCGTGGTCGTGCGTACGTTCATTCGTTCGTCCGGTCCGTGTGTGGTGCGTCTCCCTTCGCCTGCTTTCAACGACACTTGCCACCGGTCGGGACTATCGTCTCTGTGTCAAAGTACATCTCTGTCtttctctctcactctcttCGTTTCTCTTGGCGTGCCCGACCGAAAAGACAAGATGGCTGCCGACTCAGGAATGGAGACGTGTCCCTCCCCGGAGATTGCAGACTCCAGGAAGCGGCCGCTCGATTGTGACGCGGAAAATGGCGCGACGAAGAGGTCTCATTACGGATCAG GAGGAGATGGAACATATCACCTCAAAGTATTGGTCCCTGGTGTGGCTGCAGGAGCTATTATCGGAAAAGGTGGAGACACGATTGCTCAATTGCAAAAAGATACCGGAGCTAAGGTTAAAATATCTAAATCACACGATTTCTATCCAG GAACGACAGAAAGAGTGTGCCTAATAACTGGTAGTATAGAAGCTATAATGGCAGTTATGGATTTTATTATGGATAAAATACGTGAGAAACCAGATCTCACGTTAAAGACAACTGTTGACTCTGAATCAGGAAAGACCACGGCAGAGAGGGACAAACAG GTAAAAATTTTGGTACCTAATAGCACTGCAGGGATGATAATAGGTAAAGCTGGAAACtatattaaacaaattaaagaagaatCTGGCTCGTATGTTCAAATAAGTCAAAAGGCAAAAGATGTGTCTTTACAAGAACGATGTATAACGGTAATCGGGGAGAAAGAGAACAATCGAAATGCGTTAATGATGATATTAGCTAAAGTGGCGGACGATCCACAAAGTGGTATATGCCCCAATGTTAGTTATGCAGATGTAAGTGGTCCTGTAGCTAATTACAATCCCACAGGCAGCCCTTACGCTCAAGCGCCTACAAGTACACCGACGTATACTTCTACAGCTGGCATTAATACAG TGAGTCTTTTGAACGGTGCTGGTCTTAGTTTGAACTTGAACTTAGGAGCTGCAATAACAGCTGGTACCGCACCAGTGACGACGCAGTTGTTGGAACACATAAAGTTAAATCTACGAACAGCAGGTTTCTCGGAACCTGCTGCTAGCGAAATTTTATCAGCGATTGCTACTCTCGCTAAGTATAATCTCCTTGGAATGGGGATTGGAATGCCATCGAGTATGAGTTACCTTGGAAATCCTATGGATAGTACCACAACGGCAAATGGTTCGAACAATAATGGCGGCGTATTTGGGCCAATCGGAACGGTACCTGCCCTTGGATCTACATCACCTACACCACGTAATACACTTGATAGATACGAGGCCTTTGATCCGTTCAGACAAAACAACACCGCTGCCAGTGCTATTCATCTGAACAACAATTCGTTTGGCCTGGGTACTAACCAGTTATCACTT